One segment of Panicum virgatum strain AP13 chromosome 1K, P.virgatum_v5, whole genome shotgun sequence DNA contains the following:
- the LOC120681040 gene encoding 23.6 kDa heat shock protein, mitochondrial-like, whose translation MEVAAPFLSRCLSGLLSLRVGLPCRFIAPHRYLDRQTERPKSRVSPSEEAIASAQLGRRKSVWPGLDMALARLCLNRGLAGRALALARPAYAAAPAADVSLHSLFSTSSAPDSGAAGEAASRREVAVSGSGQSAPARRGGRWAWRDLRDLTPFRFVDGLGSALSQVAEALSRPLERLAPSRLLSGKVREDEAWYRLRFEVPGLGKEDVRVAVEDGVLVIEGEKREHGGEGGEDGEWWSAASGYHASLLLPDDARAEGITAEVKDGVLYVTVPRTGERRRNVTEVEVQ comes from the exons ATGGAAGTGGCCGCCCCCTTCCTTTCCAGATGCCTCTCCGGCCTTCTCAGCCTGCGTGTCGGCCTCCCCTGCCGCTTTATAGCACCCCATCGCTACCTGGATCGCCAAACAGAGCGACCCAAGTCCAGAGTGAGTCCGAGTGAGGAAGCGATCGCGAGTGCCCAGCTCGGCAGAAGAAAATCCGTTTGGCCCGGCTTGGACATGGCTCTAGCTCGCCTGTGCCTCAACCGgggcctcgccggccgcgcgctgGCGCTGGCGAGGCCGGCGTACGCCGCTGCCCCGGCGGCCGATGTGAGCCTTCACTCCCTCTTCTCGACGTCGTCGGCGCccgactccggcgccgccggcgaggcggcgagccGCCGCGAGGTCGCCGTGTCGGGCTCGGGCCAGTCCGCCCCcgcacggcgcggcggccgctgggCGTGGCGAGACCTCCGCGACCTCACCCCGTTCCGCTTCGTCGACG GTCTCGGGAGCGCGCTGTCGCAGGTGGCGGAGGCCCTGAGCCGGCCGCTGGAGCGGCTGGCGCCGTCGCGGCTGCTGTCGGGGAAGGTGCGGGAGGACGAGGCGTGGTACCGGCTGCGGTTCGAGGTCCCCGGGCTGGGGAAGGAGGACGTGCGCGTGGCGGTGGAGGACGGCGTGCTGGTGATCGAGGGCGAGAAGCGGGAGCACGGCGGGGagggcggcgaggacggcgagtggtggtcggcggcgagcgggtaCCACGCCAGCCTGCTGCTCCCGGACGACGCGCGCGCCGAGGGGATCACCGCGGAGGTGAAGGACGGCGTGCTCTACGTCACCGTGCCGCGCACCGGGGAACGCAGGCGGAACGTCACCGAGGTCGAGGTCCAGtag
- the LOC120681132 gene encoding uncharacterized protein LOC120681132 encodes MLLSCGSLSSWVRRFVACVGGCFGCAQPTPIIAVDEPSKGLRIQGRSVKRRNLSDDFCSSSPRDMENSALQSQHSMSSISTTAQPNDQHAAGSSSNPNEFVNQGLLLWHQTRQQWIGKRRRNSQGQSQEPKISRNATYESLLGSTKSFAQPIPLSEMVVFLVMSWEQEGLYD; translated from the exons ATGCTGCTGAGCTGCGGGTCGCTCTCCTCCTGGGTGCGCCGCTTCGTCGCCTGCGTTGG AGGTTGTTTTGGTTGTGCCCAACCTACTCCAATAATAGCTGTTGATGAGCCTTCAAAAGGATTAAGAATTCAAGGGCGCTCTGTAAAAAGGCGCAATTTGTCTGACGACTTTTGTAGTTCAAGTCCGCGCGACATGGAGAATAGTGCCCTGCAATCCCAACATAGTATGTCTTCAATTAGCACAACAGCACAACCTAATGATCAGCATGCTGCTGGAAGTAGCAGCAACCCAAATGAATTTGTAAATCAAG GTCTTCTACTATGGCACCAGACTCGACAACAGTGGATTGGAAAACGAAGGCGTAATTCTCAGGGTCAAAGTCAAGAACCAAAAATAAG TCGTAATGCCACATATGAGAGCCTGCTTGGAAGCACAAAATCATTTGCACAACCGATCCCTCTCAGT GAAATGGTCGTTTTCCTCGTGATGAGCTGGGAGCAGGAAGGCCTATACGATTAG